A region of the Mesobacillus jeotgali genome:
ATTACTTCACACTGAAATATTACTTCTCAAGAGCATTAACTGAGTTCATCCTCGTATAGCTCAATTCATTGAATACTTCATCCAATAGTTTCTAATGCCTCAATCTAATAGTCAACAAAACTATTTCTTAAAAGAAAATCGTAAAGCCAATTTATCTATCTTTTATTTCGATTCCCGAGTGAGAGATGAGAACCTTCCTGTGTCTCGTTCTTTCAAAACTATTTTTTAAGTAAGATGTGAATGCCATCCTTGTATTTTAAGTTTTTCTTTGGAAGGGACTTATGGATTATTATCGTTCAAATAGCAGAAGATTACTTTATTTGTATCTATAAAGGTAAATGAAAAATTGTATTATTATGTTAAAATATTTCTAGAGTTTTCCTAATTCCTGAAAATTAGTGTAATAGAATTATAAGTTAAAGCGGAGGTTGAAATGTCGATTATAAAAGACAAATATAAGGTAATAGCTCCCCAAATAAAATATCTGTGTGATGAAGTTGTTTTAGCACAAGCATGGAAGAAGTCCCAATTATATATAAGGAAACATAATTGGTATGCAGATATATTGGAATTAGATTGTTCGACAGTTGACTTGGAGAATAATATCTCATTATGGATACGTGAGTTAGAAGATGAGAATTATAAATCTGACGCCATTAAGCTAGTTTTAGCACCTAAAAATAAACAATGGTATTTTTCAGATTCGAAAATCAAGGATATGACTCAATTATGGAGTTCGCGAAAAAAAGATCGATTAGATTTAAATGATGATCGAATTGACGATAAAGATGAAGAAATAAGGTTAAGACCATTAACGCACCTAACAATTAGAGATCAGACAATTTCAACTGCTGCGATGCTATGTTTAGCAGATGCTATAGAAACTTGCCAAGGTCCCACTGAGGAAAGTAATTATTTTTCAGCACAAAAACAACAAATTTATAGTTATGGAAATAGGTTACACTGTAATTGGGAATCAAATCCTCAGAAAAATAAAAAGGGAATATTTAGCTGGGGAAGTTCACAAAGTTATAGACAATATTATCAAGATTATAGGTCATTTTTATTAAGACCAAAAAAAATCTGTCAAGGATATGCATCAGGACTTTCGCCCAATAAAACATTATATGTAGTATCAATTGATTTAAAAGAGTTTTATGATCATATTGATGTTAAAGCACTTATAGGTCAATTAAAAAAGCTATACAAAGAGTATTTTAATAACTACATATTGGACATTGAGTATAATAACGAGGATAAATTCTGGGACAAACTTGAGAGTGTTTTTTCATGGGAATGGGAAGATAGTGATATTGATAGTGCAAAAAAATTGCTTGGAAAGGATCTTCCTAAGGGTCTCCCTCAAGGGTTAGTTGCCAGTGGATTTCTATCTAATGCATATCTAATAAATTTTGACCGCATGGTTGGTGCCAAGATCGATAGTGCATTTACTCCTAAATCATTTGTTTTACTAGATTATTGTAGGTATGTGGATGATATAAGATTGGTGATTGAAGCATCCAGTGACATTGATATAGAAAAAATAAGTGAGTTAGTGACTAAAGAAGTAAATAAATTTCTAAAGGAATATCAAAAAAGTATTGGCACAGACTTTAATCTTAAAGTTAACGACAGTAAAACCAAAGTAACTCCGTATAGAGAGTTGATAGCACAAAATAATGTGTCATCTTTAATGAATATGTTCCAAGGAGTTATAAGTGGAACACCAGATGTAGATGAACTCCGTCAGGTCACCGGGGGACTTGAAGGATTACTTGGTTTATCGGAACAAATATTAAATGAGGTGAAGTATACTAATAATCCATTAACTCTTGCCAATATATCTACTCCAAACATAGATATTCGGGATGATACATTAAAAAGGTTTGTAGCAACTAGAATGGTAAGAACGCTTCGGCTTAGAAGAAGCATGACTGACCTTAGTGAAGTCGTAAATAAGGGAGATGACCTAGAGAATTTTACTGCAGGACAATTGTTAAATAATGAATTTGAATCTGCAGCAAGAAAATTAATTTCTGCCTGGTCCGCTAATCCTTCTCTTACCTTACTCTTGAAATGTGGTTTGGACTTATACCCGGACCCTGATTTACTCATTCCGGTTTTAGAAGCATTAAAAACTAAGCTATACGTACAACCGCAAGATAAGATAATAAAAAAAGAAATGAAGGTTGCAGAATATGTCTGTGCTGACTTGCTAAGAGCAGCTGCTACGGATATAGGATATCGTTTAGAAACCTATTATCCTGAATCGGCAGACCTTAAAGGATTCAGAGAGGAACTGGTAGTTTTTGCAAGAGATCTTCTTATCAATCGTCCTGAATCCCCTTGGTATTTAATACATCAAGCTATCTTATACTTAATATCATCAGGAGATTACGGTTATTCTTTAGAGTCAATCGAAAAAAATAAGGTGTTGAAATATGCATTATTGCAAGACATAGCTCTTTATAAAACAAGTATTAATTATAGTTCAGATATTATTACACTATCTCTTGTACTCCAGCAAATTCAGCCTAATACTGAAAAATACGTAACATGGTTTATAGAATTAATGAGAAATCAAGACGATGCAGATAAACGGAAAGAAGCGATAATGATAGTGTCTTTTAGCCGTCCAGATATAATGAGCAACATTATAAAATCTAGGAGATTAAAAAATGCTAAATGGATAAAGGAAATTCCATTTGAATTAAAAACCTCATTAAAACCTCTAGAGAATAAAGAAATAATCATAAAAGATGGAAGAAGACAATCTCTAATTAGGATTATACAAAGTAGTGAGAATCCTTTTAAACAGGAAAATGCATTATTAAAACTTGCATTATCCATTTTAGTTCATTCTAGGGGTCAAGAGGTTTTGGAAAAGGGTGTAATGGCTAGTGACATACTTCTAAAAGAAGTTAAATGGAATGAAATACAAAACCCAAGAAAAGAAAATTTTAAAGTGGATTTTCAAATTACTAATGATAGTATACAAAAGTATCGCGAGATTCCACCTTGGGTGAAAAAAGGTTATGAATGGTTGTATTCGTTGGGAAGAATATTACGTTCTTCTATAACGGGAGAATACGACTTCACGTCAAATGCTTTTCTTAAGAGGGAAGCTAACAGTTCATATAAAGGGCTTAAGTCTACTTGGTTTACAAGAAGGTTAGGGTTGAGTATTTATCCTAGAGGTCTTTTGAACGAACCTAGTCCCATCTCCCCTTGGCTTAGTGAATTCTTAATTAAATTGCTCCAATGGCCGGGAATTAAGGATTGGAGTGATCAAATCAATGAATTCGATAAAATTAATCATACCGGAGATTTAATAAAGATTATTAAAGATAGGTTGGATTTTCAAAATAAGATATATGGAAGTTTATCTAAGACCCCTTTTTACACTCTTCCTTTGCCACCTATTAAGGAGAAAATGAACCAAAAAATTCAAGTAGCAATAGTCCAACCGTTATTACCCAAGACAACGGATTTCAATGTGAAAGATCCTTTACATTGGACCCCTGCCTTTCGAGCAAAACATAGGAATCATATTGCATCCTTATGCAATCTAGTTAATAACCAGCTTAAAGCAAGTAGGTCTGCAGAAAGTTATGAAAGTGCTAGTAATTATTTAGATTTAATTGTTTTTCCGGAACTAACAGTACATCCAGATGATATTGATTTATTAAGAGGTTTGTCTGATGCAACTAAAGCAAATATTTTTACAGGTTTAACCTTTATATCTTCAAACGACAATAAATCTATAATAAACCAAGGGCTTTGGTTACTTAGAGCAGAACGATCTACTGGAAGAGAGTTTATATATGTCTATCAAGGCAAACAACATATGACAAAGTTTGAGAAAGAGATGAATATAAACGGTCACCGGCCGTACCAACTAATAATAAACATGGGGAATGGTCAACAAAACTTCAATATCACAGGGAGTATTTGCTACGATGCTACTGATTTAACTCTTGCCGCTGATTTAAGGGAAGTATCTGATATGTATGTAATAGCAGCAATGAACCAGGATGTACAAACGTTTGATAATATGGTTACAGCTCTTCAGTATCATATGTATCAACCGGTAATACTTGCAAATACAGGGGAATTTGGTGGCTCTACTGCTCAAGCGCCATTTACTAAACATGCTCGCCAAATTGCACATACCCATGGGAACAACCAAGTTGCTGTTAGTATTTTCGAAGTGGATGCATCCTCGTTTAAACATGGTGTAAATCCAATAAAGGTATCTCCACTTAAAACCCCACCAGCAGGATATATAGGTCGAAAGTGGTTTTAATGTTTTAATGTTTTTATACCAGGGGCGGCTCGACTTTTAAAGTTGAACTGTCCCTAGTTTTCTGGTAAATGATATATAAGTTTAATTAATGTTTGAAACTAATAGTATTATAAGCTCTATAAGCTAAAAAACCAATCACATGTAACCCTTAAAATGTGATTATCCGCCAAAAACTTTCGGAAGAGGGTTACAAATGTCTTATTCAATTATAAGTATTGAGGGGAATAAGTTTTATGTATATTAAATTAAAAACATTTTTTTCTTTGCATGCTTGGAAACATTCGTTAAATATTAAAACTTTTTTAATCCACTGGACTGCAGTCTTTGGAGTGATTTGGACGTTTATAGAATTTTTAGGTTATTTCTTTATTAAAGATGATGATTCTTTAAAACCTAATGTTTGGCTAGTTTTACTAGTGGGATTGTTTATTTCGGCTTGGATAAGTAGGCCTAGGTTATTACGGTCGGTACATTTGTCAGATAAGGATATTACATTACAAGTGGATGTGAATAATATATTTGAGATGAAGAATGGTTCCCTAATCATTCCTTCTAATAGTGCTTTTCAACATGACTATATAGATGAAGGTGCATTGATAGTCCAGCTTAGAGATCTTTTTTTTTCAGATTCCCAACTATTTGATGAAGTGATTTCAAATGCTCTTCGAAGCGAGCCAAAAGAGAATTTCAAAATTAGGGGTAAGCAAGTTTACAAGTATCCAATAGGAACTGTTGCCCAAATTCCAATACCTGGGCCTGGCGGAAGAGTAGCATATTTATTAGCTTCTACTGATTTAAATGAGCATGGAAGAGGAGAGCCGAACTTTGACCATTTGAAAACTGCTCTAAATTTATTGTGGGAGTATATAGGTCAACAAGGTGATACAAAACCTTTAATTATCCCAATTTTAGGAAGTGGACGGCAACGATTAACGCAAAATAGATTAAAAATCATTTCGCTAATAGTGAGTACGTTTTTGTCTAGTATAAAACACCGAAAATATACAAACAGTTTAACCCTTACAATCTTACCAAGGACATATTTGCAGAATATGTACAATCTTGATGAGATAGAAACGTATTTATCCTTAGCTGATAAGTTTGATGCTTAATTTGGGATTTCATAAAATTAATTAGCTAAATTCCCTGCTAAATTAAAGGGAGAATAGATTTGTAGAATTTTGTTAATTCGGAGTAAATAATTATGAACAAAATCAGTCAAACCATCCTAAACTTCCGCGACGAACGCAACTGGAAACCATACCACAACGAATAAGACCTAGCCATATCGATTTCTCTAGAAGCAAACGAACTGCTGGAGAACTTCCAATGGAAGAGCAGCGAAGAAGCTGTCAATGATTCGAAGCAAAACATAAAAGAGGAAATGGCTGATATTTTGATTTATCTTGTTCAGTTGGCGGATAAATTGGA
Encoded here:
- a CDS encoding macro domain-containing protein, whose protein sequence is MYIKLKTFFSLHAWKHSLNIKTFLIHWTAVFGVIWTFIEFLGYFFIKDDDSLKPNVWLVLLVGLFISAWISRPRLLRSVHLSDKDITLQVDVNNIFEMKNGSLIIPSNSAFQHDYIDEGALIVQLRDLFFSDSQLFDEVISNALRSEPKENFKIRGKQVYKYPIGTVAQIPIPGPGGRVAYLLASTDLNEHGRGEPNFDHLKTALNLLWEYIGQQGDTKPLIIPILGSGRQRLTQNRLKIISLIVSTFLSSIKHRKYTNSLTLTILPRTYLQNMYNLDEIETYLSLADKFDA
- a CDS encoding RNA-directed DNA polymerase, which produces MSIIKDKYKVIAPQIKYLCDEVVLAQAWKKSQLYIRKHNWYADILELDCSTVDLENNISLWIRELEDENYKSDAIKLVLAPKNKQWYFSDSKIKDMTQLWSSRKKDRLDLNDDRIDDKDEEIRLRPLTHLTIRDQTISTAAMLCLADAIETCQGPTEESNYFSAQKQQIYSYGNRLHCNWESNPQKNKKGIFSWGSSQSYRQYYQDYRSFLLRPKKICQGYASGLSPNKTLYVVSIDLKEFYDHIDVKALIGQLKKLYKEYFNNYILDIEYNNEDKFWDKLESVFSWEWEDSDIDSAKKLLGKDLPKGLPQGLVASGFLSNAYLINFDRMVGAKIDSAFTPKSFVLLDYCRYVDDIRLVIEASSDIDIEKISELVTKEVNKFLKEYQKSIGTDFNLKVNDSKTKVTPYRELIAQNNVSSLMNMFQGVISGTPDVDELRQVTGGLEGLLGLSEQILNEVKYTNNPLTLANISTPNIDIRDDTLKRFVATRMVRTLRLRRSMTDLSEVVNKGDDLENFTAGQLLNNEFESAARKLISAWSANPSLTLLLKCGLDLYPDPDLLIPVLEALKTKLYVQPQDKIIKKEMKVAEYVCADLLRAAATDIGYRLETYYPESADLKGFREELVVFARDLLINRPESPWYLIHQAILYLISSGDYGYSLESIEKNKVLKYALLQDIALYKTSINYSSDIITLSLVLQQIQPNTEKYVTWFIELMRNQDDADKRKEAIMIVSFSRPDIMSNIIKSRRLKNAKWIKEIPFELKTSLKPLENKEIIIKDGRRQSLIRIIQSSENPFKQENALLKLALSILVHSRGQEVLEKGVMASDILLKEVKWNEIQNPRKENFKVDFQITNDSIQKYREIPPWVKKGYEWLYSLGRILRSSITGEYDFTSNAFLKREANSSYKGLKSTWFTRRLGLSIYPRGLLNEPSPISPWLSEFLIKLLQWPGIKDWSDQINEFDKINHTGDLIKIIKDRLDFQNKIYGSLSKTPFYTLPLPPIKEKMNQKIQVAIVQPLLPKTTDFNVKDPLHWTPAFRAKHRNHIASLCNLVNNQLKASRSAESYESASNYLDLIVFPELTVHPDDIDLLRGLSDATKANIFTGLTFISSNDNKSIINQGLWLLRAERSTGREFIYVYQGKQHMTKFEKEMNINGHRPYQLIINMGNGQQNFNITGSICYDATDLTLAADLREVSDMYVIAAMNQDVQTFDNMVTALQYHMYQPVILANTGEFGGSTAQAPFTKHARQIAHTHGNNQVAVSIFEVDASSFKHGVNPIKVSPLKTPPAGYIGRKWF